The nucleotide sequence TGGTCGGCCCACAGGCTAAATAGGTGAGCTAAGGTGATGGCGGGCACTGCAATGATTAACCCTGCCGCCGTGGTGTTCATGGCTAAACCAAGACCAGAAGCCAGTTGAGAGGGGGTCACTGGACCTTGTGATACGCCAAGTTGGTTAAACATTTCAATGAGTCCGAGTACTGTGCCGAGCAGTCCGAGTAGAGGGGTAATGAGCCCCATAACCTGCAATACTTTGAGACCAGATCGCAGCTTCTCTTTCTGTTTTATCAGCCAAAGGTTAATGATCTCTTCACGCATGTGGCGGTTCTGTTCTCTATGGGTGAGCAACAGATAGCTACCTTTTGCCAGCATGCTATTACCAGTACTCACCTTAACAAGTAAGCGTTGGCATTGTTCAGGTGTTGCAGTGGCTGCATCTTGTCTTAATTTTGTTAACCAGCTATCACGCTTAGGGAGTTCAAACAGGATTAAGGCGAGTCGCTCTAGTGTGATCATCAAGGTAATGAAGGCACAGATTAATAGCGGCCAAGTCAGGTAGCCTAATTGTTCATTCAATGTTTGATATAGCGGGTGAGACATGGAGTAGTCCTAGGTGATGTAGCTGATATTTATGCAAATTAGTTAAGTGCAAACTTAACCGGCACTCTCACCGTGTAGGCGTAAGCTGTTTGTGGTGAAGGGGCTGAGAATTGCCACTTCTCGACGGCATTTAAGGCCGCTTTATCGAGCAAGGAGAAACCTGAACTATCAATTAAGGTGAGGGAGAGTTGCTCACCAATCTGATTGAACATCACCTCGACAGTCACCGTGCCTTCAAATCCCCGTTTTCTGGCTAATTTGGGGTATATAGGCTGGGATGGTGGCGATGAAAAAGTGGGACGATTAAGCATAATATTAGTTTGCGCAACGCCTTGCTTAGTCTGAATTTCACGCTGTTGTTGCTGGTCAGTCGTTGGTTGAAGTGCAATTTTGGCCTCAGGCACTTTGTTGATAACAGTTTTGTCCGTCACCCGTTGAACATCAGGTATAGATCGTGGATCTGGGCTGGCTTGAATTGTTGCTTGAAGTTGAGTCTTGGTCATTAATAAGGGGGGCGTTTTAGGCTCAGCTGTTGGCAACTTATCTTTCGCTTTCGTCAGCGGTCTATCTACAGGTTTGTTCTCTACCGGCAATGCTGCTGGAGTGACCGATTGGGCTGTTGGTGTCGAGATCGTCAGGTTAATACTTTGAACCGAGCCCATTGCCATACCAGCAGTGCGCAGTTCTGACGGCTTACTTTGAGATGCAATAACACCGCCTTGAATTAAGGCTGTTAAACAAGCAAAGGTTAAATATCGTTTAGGTGTCATGTTCGGTTAACTTCTTAATGTTACAACTGAACCAAAGTAAGTAGCACTGTTTCATCGTGCTGGATTTTATTTAAAGCATTGTTATTAAATTAATATTTCACGAATAGCAAACAAGGTTAACGCCAAGATACAAATTGCTTCTTCCAGCAGTTTCATCTATCGCCTACTTAAGATATACGAATCGTAATAAGATCGCAAATGATAATCATTTTCATTTGATCTGTTTTTAAGTCTCAGGTAAAGTGCTGAGACTAGACCTACCAATCCGCACTTAAAAAATGAACTCGAGGATGAACATCATGACCAAGAAGCCTGTAATGGTTGCACTAGCCATGGCTTTTAGCTCAACAGCCTATGCCCAACAAGTAGAGCAAGTTACTGAATTTGATGAGGTGCTGGTAACGGCAACCCGAATAAGCGAAAAGGCATCAGATACCGGCCGCAGTGTGGTCGTTGTCGATGAAGAGGAGTTACAAGAAGCGCAGTCGACATCGGTGGCGGATATATTGAGAAATGAGGCCAATGTGAATGTGGGTAATGGCCCTCGTGCTTCTTCACAAGGGGTTGAAATTCGTGGTTTAGGTGGCCAGCGAGTATTGCAGACCATAGATGGTGCTAGGCAGAATACCAATTCGGGCCATAGGGGGACTTACTTTATGGATCCTGAACTGTTGAGTTCTGTTGAGGTGGTGCGCGGCCCTGCGAGTAGCTTATGGGGCAGTGGTGCGATTGGTGGCGTGGTGGCGCAAAATACCAAGTCGGCCAAAGAGATGCTTGATGAAGGTGACACCTTTGGTGGCTATCTTAAGCAAGGTTTTGAAAGTAATGGTGACAATGTTAAGACCAGCGGCGCTGTTTATGGGGTTGCAGATACATTTGATTGGTTGATTAACGGCAGTTATAACGACAGCAATAATATCAAAAGTGGCAATGATCAAACATTGGCTAACAGTGGCTCACAAAGAAGCAGTGGCTTGATGAAGTTTGGCTGGGAGCCAAGTGATGACCAACGACTACAATTTTCTGGACGCTTCTCTGATACCGATGAATTGGTACCGAGTAATCCGGCGGCTGAGGTTGGTAACTCAGTACCGCTTATTCGGCGTAAGAGTAAAGATAGGAATTTCACATTAGAGTATGACTTAAGTCCTAGCACCAATCCCTATCTGGATCTTAACAGCACATTATATTGGAATCATACCGATTATGACGAAGACAGGGTAACGAAAAATCAGCTTGATAGCACCGAATATGAGACGGTTGGTTTTAGCATTAATAACAGCTCTATCTTTGGTGGGACAACCCTCACTTATGGTGTCGATGGCTATCAAGATAAGATAAAAACAGTGCGGGATGACTTTGGTCAAACGGGACAAAGACCGAGTGATATCGATGGTAAAGCGACGGTGTGGGGAGCCTTTGCTCAGGCAAGAGTAAGCATTACAGAATCGCTTTATGTAGAGCCAGCCCTAAGGTATGACACCTTTGAAAATGAAAGTATTAATCTGTCTAAATCTGCTGATGACAGTGCATTTTCACCCTCTTTAGGCCTAGTTTGGAATACCCGTTCTTGGTTAACTCTGAGTGCGCGTTACGATGGTGCTTTCCGTGCTCCGAGTGTCGAAGAGATGTATTCAACAGGCACTCATTTCTGCATTCCGCCTATTCCTGGTTTTTTGCCAGGTGGATTATGTAACACGTTCGAGATCAATCCGAACTTAAAGGCTGAAAAAGCGAAGAACAAAGAGCTAAAAGCAGATATGCGCTTCACCGAATTAGCCGGTGATGATGAACTGGCTATCACGCTTAATATCTTTAGAAATGACGTGGACGATTTTATCGAGCAGTCAGTGTCTAACCCGCTTATGGGGATCCCTGGCCTTGAACAAACGACCTCTTGGGATAACGTTGATGATGCCCGTTTGACGGGATTTGAGTTTACGACACGTTATCGCTTTCAGCAGACTCGTTTGATACTCAATTACGGTCAAACAGAGGGCAAAGATAAAGAGTCTAATGAGTATTTAAGTAACATTCCAGCGCACAAGCTTGGGGTGGATCTTTCCCAAGGCATGATGGAAGGTGACATGAAGTTGGGCACTCGAGTGACATACGTGGCTCAGCAAGATCAACTGCCAGAAGGCAACCTTAATGACTATGACTCTTATACTTTATGGGATGTGTATGTAGCGTGGGAACCGGCCATGGGCAGCTTTGAAGGATTACGGGTGGATTTTTCCATCGAGAATATCGGCGATGACGAGTACCGTCAGGCGTGGGATACCTTATATGGGCAGGGACGTAACATGAAATTGTCTGCTCGTTACCGTTTCTAATGTTTTTAGCTTCAAGAATGAGGAATGAATTGATGCAGTCCAGTAATGAAGTGATATGTCAGTATCTTGATGATAACCCTAATGCAATGCCGAGTCAGGCAGCAGCTGAGCTTGGTGTTTCTGAGTTAGCAGTGGTATTAGCTCTGCCTGAAGAGCAGATGAGTCAATTTCCATTAACAAACAAAGATGAGTTGTTGTCGTGTTTGCCGCATTGGGGGCCCATGACCACCATCGTTGTAGTGTCCGGCAGTATTTTCGAATTTAAAGGTGAATTCCCCCAAGGGAAATATGCCTATGGATACTACAACCTAATCACAGAAGGTGACGGCTTACATGGTCATCTACAACTCGACAGTTTAACTGCAATTGTCTTGGTGAGTCGACCATTTCGAGGTAAGGAGAGTCATTCAATCAACTTCTTTGGCAGTGAAGGCGAGATGATATTCAAAGTGTATCTGGGGCGTGATAGCAAACGAGTGCTACTCCCAGATCAAGTGACTCGTTTCAAAGCATTAAAAGAACGTTCCCTAGCAGCATAGGGTGCCATCTTGGTTGGATGTTTTGTGGCAATTTTTGCAGGATGGAAGTAAGAGAGAAGATTATGTCAGACAAACAGATAGAGAGTCAGAAAGGCGAAAGCGCAGAAGCGAGTACAGAGGCATTGCAAGATAAAGCTCACCGACTCAGAGAAAAGTTACTCCCTGAAATTGAGCGTTTTAAAACAGAGCGCTCAACCTTGCAACTGGCCACTCAAGATGCCGCAGGAGTGCCGAACGCCAGCTATGCGCCATTCGCTTTGGCCGATGATGGCTTCTATATTTTAGTCAGCGAACTTGCTCGTCATGGCACCAACTTAAAAGAATCACCTTCAGTTTCAGTGATGTTACTGGAAGATGAAAGTGAAGCTAAAACGGTGTTTGCTCGTAAGCGATTAACCTTCGATGCGGTGGCTGAACTGGTGGCTAGAGACAGCGAACTGTTTACTAAAGGGGTTGCTGCCCTGTCTGAGCGATTTGGGGAGATGATAGATAACTTGTCGCAATTGAAAGACTTTAATCTGTTTAAACTTAGTCCTCAACAGGGCCTGTATGTGAAGGGATTTGGACAGGCATTTAGTTTGACAGGTAATGAGTTGCTCGACGTTAATTGGAAACGTGATGGTCATCATGGGGCATCACCTCAGTCTGAGTTTTCAACTCAAGCCGCGCCAATGTAAAGTGAAGTAATCACTTGCTGATAATAACAAAACCCACGTTTATACGTGGGTTTTGTTATTATATACCCAAACAACCTGGAAATGCTCGTTTCAGAGGCTTTGCGCGAGTTCAATTTTAGACGCATTGGCGTATAAATGGTGACTCCCTTTTAAGCTAATGCAACAACGAAGTGAGCTTGCGCAAAGCCTTCTACGATGGGTTTTAATACACTTTATTCTGTGTTATTGATTTTGCTAAGGGAACAACCATTAGCTACAAACAATGCCTTGCCTAAAGTGCATTAAATTCCCACTGAATCCTGCATTTTCAAGTAGCTTGGGTATAGGCTTATACCGTTATGCGAATTTTTTATTATTGCTCCTAAGGATATTGCTTTGAGTCAAGATATCTCCACTGCGCCGATTGCTGCCACGCCAACTCCTGAATCCGCTCAGTCAGTTTCTCCTAAGTCGGCTAAGCATGCTGTACTTCCATGGATTATCTCTTTTCTTCGGCCCTATAAAGCCCGAGTTATTGCGGCAATTGTGTTTTTGTTTATCGGCTCGCTTGCCTGGCTCTCTTTAGGTCAAGGGGTACGCTTGATGGTGGATGAGGGCTTCTTGCACAATAATGGTGACAGGCTGAATGAGATCATCTTTCTGCTTATCGGTATCACTGCCATTAGTAGTGCGGCTGTGTTTTGTCGTTTTTATCTGATGACCTGGCTTGGTGAACGGGTGAGTGCGGATATTCGTCTGAAAGTGTATGACCATCTATTAAAACTCTCACCGGGATTTTATGCAAAATTACGCACCGGTGAAGTGATTTCTCGCTTTACAGCTGATTCAACTCTGTTGCAGTCTGTGGTGGGCTCGAGTCTGTCGATGGCGCTGCGCGCGAGTGTCACTGTGATCGGCGGCATCGCGATGATGGCAGTCACTAGCCTTAAAA is from Shewanella sp. MTB7 and encodes:
- a CDS encoding MotA/TolQ/ExbB proton channel family protein: MSHPLYQTLNEQLGYLTWPLLICAFITLMITLERLALILFELPKRDSWLTKLRQDAATATPEQCQRLLVKVSTGNSMLAKGSYLLLTHREQNRHMREEIINLWLIKQKEKLRSGLKVLQVMGLITPLLGLLGTVLGLIEMFNQLGVSQGPVTPSQLASGLGLAMNTTAAGLIIAVPAITLAHLFSLWADQRCSNIAHALNQLNLWLDGCDQAMNIGQDSDSNQQKMALKSIDKNSKNSAESLAL
- a CDS encoding energy transducer TonB, giving the protein MTPKRYLTFACLTALIQGGVIASQSKPSELRTAGMAMGSVQSINLTISTPTAQSVTPAALPVENKPVDRPLTKAKDKLPTAEPKTPPLLMTKTQLQATIQASPDPRSIPDVQRVTDKTVINKVPEAKIALQPTTDQQQQREIQTKQGVAQTNIMLNRPTFSSPPSQPIYPKLARKRGFEGTVTVEVMFNQIGEQLSLTLIDSSGFSLLDKAALNAVEKWQFSAPSPQTAYAYTVRVPVKFALN
- a CDS encoding TonB-dependent hemoglobin/transferrin/lactoferrin family receptor, which produces MTKKPVMVALAMAFSSTAYAQQVEQVTEFDEVLVTATRISEKASDTGRSVVVVDEEELQEAQSTSVADILRNEANVNVGNGPRASSQGVEIRGLGGQRVLQTIDGARQNTNSGHRGTYFMDPELLSSVEVVRGPASSLWGSGAIGGVVAQNTKSAKEMLDEGDTFGGYLKQGFESNGDNVKTSGAVYGVADTFDWLINGSYNDSNNIKSGNDQTLANSGSQRSSGLMKFGWEPSDDQRLQFSGRFSDTDELVPSNPAAEVGNSVPLIRRKSKDRNFTLEYDLSPSTNPYLDLNSTLYWNHTDYDEDRVTKNQLDSTEYETVGFSINNSSIFGGTTLTYGVDGYQDKIKTVRDDFGQTGQRPSDIDGKATVWGAFAQARVSITESLYVEPALRYDTFENESINLSKSADDSAFSPSLGLVWNTRSWLTLSARYDGAFRAPSVEEMYSTGTHFCIPPIPGFLPGGLCNTFEINPNLKAEKAKNKELKADMRFTELAGDDELAITLNIFRNDVDDFIEQSVSNPLMGIPGLEQTTSWDNVDDARLTGFEFTTRYRFQQTRLILNYGQTEGKDKESNEYLSNIPAHKLGVDLSQGMMEGDMKLGTRVTYVAQQDQLPEGNLNDYDSYTLWDVYVAWEPAMGSFEGLRVDFSIENIGDDEYRQAWDTLYGQGRNMKLSARYRF
- the hutX gene encoding heme utilization cystosolic carrier protein HutX yields the protein MQSSNEVICQYLDDNPNAMPSQAAAELGVSELAVVLALPEEQMSQFPLTNKDELLSCLPHWGPMTTIVVVSGSIFEFKGEFPQGKYAYGYYNLITEGDGLHGHLQLDSLTAIVLVSRPFRGKESHSINFFGSEGEMIFKVYLGRDSKRVLLPDQVTRFKALKERSLAA
- the hutZ gene encoding heme utilization protein HutZ, which translates into the protein MSDKQIESQKGESAEASTEALQDKAHRLREKLLPEIERFKTERSTLQLATQDAAGVPNASYAPFALADDGFYILVSELARHGTNLKESPSVSVMLLEDESEAKTVFARKRLTFDAVAELVARDSELFTKGVAALSERFGEMIDNLSQLKDFNLFKLSPQQGLYVKGFGQAFSLTGNELLDVNWKRDGHHGASPQSEFSTQAAPM